The Coccidioides posadasii str. Silveira chromosome 3, complete sequence genome contains a region encoding:
- a CDS encoding uncharacterized protein (EggNog:ENOG410PYK3) — MADVQFGNLIFILFTYKLLHSSFEISTHRNSNCSVSMAEPEQAAPGGIETQPAPPSVREQVRFCLRHALSLDRQDNQMGIHLLQNLDTGTLDVDALHSLIEDFHTEVASGNADEALNIARNLARQYNIPIDSIEQSLRADRNASFTSGSSAVTRSLVHREPSGTRHSQESGGNSAATQALTSRGPRGIQRNQESDGNTLDLGALSQGFANLDLINEDIRDEYGTATDGTVLAWNYAGATGFQVFVAYENNGAVTARLEPGRFHSFNKDTLPQMTSTKRGRLRTDRTEEYYFQRGDILGIGLVAPYIDENSEEDPVGALAPGPRGTVYPKVVVEVLYRDGHIGYEPKGNLSQLLRKSESEVNKVIHLMFRKQEENYQNQIALGGNLLEERPDNTYWRNTERQYNQLRQALRWQGIAPYQEPVSWDQQLLQRWPPEQSSFAPQQQLLGRPAPAQQRSGWRQPPMQQQAPTTALDLQQQLLNVLQQIEAQQPSQTPQPPQATSRAPASRQQILNRLQRLGAQQSSQSPQPRRATSGAPDSSQQVANILQQLGARQSSRSQQPRNQRRVETLSASLSPLETRRLLLEGSQATPQPTDPFDMRASSGRAAGRAQHSGNRGAQASSSSSRVPGQPEQSGGRTDERQPTSRPT, encoded by the coding sequence ATGGCAGATGTTCAGTTTGGCAATTTGATTTTCATTCTATTCACATATAAGCTCTTGCATAGCTCTTTTGAGATTTCAACACATCGCAATTCAAATTGCTCTGTTTCCATGGCGGAGCCAGAACAGGCAGCCCCAGGTGGGATTGAAACCCAACCTGCCCCCCCATCAGTGCGTGAACAAGTTCGCTTTTGTCTCCGCCATGCTCTATCTCTTGATAGGCAGGATAACCAGATGGGTATCCACCTCCTTCAAAATCTCGATACTGGCACACTTGATGTTGATGCACTGCATTCACTCATTGAGGATTTCCATACCGAAGTTGCTTCCGGCAACGCTGATGAGGCTTTGAACATAGCGAGAAATCTTGCCCGACAGTATAATATCCCTATAGATAGTATCGAGCAGTCTCTCCGTGCGGACAGAAATGCTAGTTTTACTAGTGGAAGCAGCGCTGTTACTAGGTCTCTTGTACACCGAGAGCCCAGCGGCACTCGGCATAGCCAGGAATCTGGCGGTAATTCCGCTGCTACTCAGGCACTTACAAGCCGAGGGCCCCGTGGCATTCAGCGTAATCAGGAATCTGATGGCAACACACTCGATCTAGGCGCCCTTAGCCAAGGATTTGCAAATCTGGACCTTATAAATGAAGACATTCGCGATGAGTACGGGACCGCAACTGATGGAACTGTTCTAGCCTGGAATTACGCCGGCGCGACGGGCTTCCAGGTGTTTGTTGCCTACGAAAACAACGGAGCAGTAACAGCTAGACTTGAGCCGGGCCGTTTTCAtagctttaataaagataCCCTCCCACAGATGACTTCGACCAAACGCGGGCGACTCCGGACAGACCGGACTGAGGAGTATTACTTCCAGCGTGGTGATATCCTTGGAATCGGCCTCGTCGCTCCCTATATCGACGAGAACAGCGAGGAAGACCCAGTCGGAGCATTGGCACCAGGGCCCCGGGGAACAGTCTATCCCAAAGTTGTGGTCGAAGTTCTATATCGCGATGGCCACATTGGATATGAACCAAAAGGCAATCTCAGCCAGCTTCTTCGAAAATCAGAAAGTGAAGTGAATAAAGTTATTCACTTAATGTTCAGAAAACAAGAAGAGAACTACCAGAATCAAATTGCCCTGGGTGGCAATCTTCTTGAGGAAAGACCGGATAACACTTACTGGAGAAATACGGAACGACAGTATAATCAGCTGCGACAAGCGCTGCGATGGCAGGGCATCGCGCCATACCAGGAGCCGGTTTCCTGGGACCAACAACTGCTACAGAGGTGGCCGCCGGAGCAATCCAGCTTTGCGCCTCAGCAGCAACTACTTGGAAGGCCAGCCCCTGCGCAGCAACGGTCAGGTTGGCGCCAGCCTCCAATGCAGCAACAAGCTCCTACCACAGCACTAGACttgcagcagcagctttTAAATGTTCTGCAGCAGATAGAAGCCCAGCAACCATCTCAGACCCCTCAACCGCCTCAGGCTACGAGCAGGGCGCCAGCCTCGCGGCAGCAGATCTTAAATCGATTGCAGCGGCTAGGAGCCCAGCAGTCATCTCAGTCTCCTCAACCGCGCCGGGCTACTAGCGGGGCACCAGACTCGTCGCAGCAAGTTGCCAATATCTTACAGCAGCTAGGAGCTCGACAGTCATCTCGCAGTCAGCAACCCCGGAATCAACGCAGAGTAGAGACTTTGAGTGCAAGCCTAAGTCCATTGGAGACGCGACGACTTCTGCTGGAGGGGTCCCAGGCAACGCCACAGCCAACAGATCCATTTGACATGCGCGCATCGAGCGGCCGTGCTGCCGGACGGGCCCAGCATAGTGGCAATCGAGGCGCCCAAGCATCATCATCAAGTAGCCGCGTTCCCGGACAGCCTGAGCAAAGTGGTGGCAGGACTGACGAGCGTCAACCGACATCTCGCCCGACCTGA
- a CDS encoding uncharacterized protein (EggNog:ENOG410Q56X~COG:Q), producing MPKYDGTLCKRMYPPPGGDDPLEWLLQNTISDCHDFGIQHSKKQLGNRESLALLDSQEENMEKVLHELSDIRGRIETLQKQNTTLEEKSAMLEEQNTALEKKTAALQDKVRSTLDCIKSNY from the exons ATGCCAAAG TACGATGGCACTCTGTGTAAAAGAATGTATCCACCCCCGGGCGGAGATGATCCTCTCGAGTGGCTATTACAAAACACGATATCCGACTGTCACGACTTTGGCATCCAGCACTCCAAAAAACAACTTGGCAACAGAGAGAGTCTCGCTTTGTTAGATTCACAGGAGGAAAACATGGAAAAAGTACTACACGAACTCTCGGATATCAGAGGTCGAATCGAAACACTCCAGAAACAGAACACGACGCTTGAGGAGAAAAGTGCGATGCTTGAGGAGCAAAATACGGCgcttgaaaagaaaacagcgGCTCTCCAGGACAAAGTAAGAAGCACACTTGACTGTATAAAGAGCAACTACTGA
- a CDS encoding uncharacterized protein (EggNog:ENOG410PXHZ~COG:P,Q) translates to MMAWQEAGSDGKATQITLLARRRAGFTLKLHEHMHSNTVRTWIEGPYGRPPRIQGYDRVLMICTGVGIVAHIPYIKEFLDCYKRWKVPGRKIFLAWEVHERAQLDWVRDLMDELLKQDQDGYILRIALYLVYSQRKKRKPRGEHDRIWELPGFINTERVVTRQFLQSKDRLLVTGISLYRLGWRRLTGLVSANDRIRDGVRELIKSKMQTDIRMIDLDFQPWEESKLEQSTPLSTAV, encoded by the exons ATGATGGCTTGGCAGGAGGCAGGGAGTGATGGTAAGGCCACCCAGATTACGCTGCTGGCCCGAAGGAGGGCGGGGTTCACATTGAAATTGCATGAACACATGCACAGCAATACGGTGCGGACGTGGATTGAAGGGCCCTACGGCAGGCCACCGAGGATACAAGGCTATGACCGTGTACTGATGATTTGCACCGGCGTTGGGATTGTCGCCCATATTCCATATATCAAGGAGTTCTTAGATTGCTATAAACGATGGAAGGTCCCCGGCCGCAAGATTTTTTTGGCCTGGGAGGTGCATGAAAGGG CTCAATTGGACTGGGTACGTGACTTGATGGATGAGCTGTTGAAACAAGATCAAGATGGCTAT ATTCTACGAATTGCCCTTTATCTGGTCTACTCGCagaggaaaaagaggaaacCGCGGGGGGAACATGACCGTATCTGGGAGTTACCGGGCTTCATAAATACTGAAAGAGTAGTGACTCGCCAGTTTTTGCAGTCTAAGGACCGGCTGCTTGTTACCGGTATTTCTCTTTACCGTTTAGGCTGGCGAAGACTAACAGGTCTAGTCTCGGCTAATGATCGTATCCGTGATGGTGTAAGAGAGTTGATTAAGAGCAAGATGCAGACAGATATTAGGATGATTGACCTTGATTTCCAGCCGTGGGAGGAAAGCAAGCTCGAACAATCCACACCTCTCAGCACCGCCGTGTAA
- a CDS encoding uncharacterized protein (EggNog:ENOG410PYK3) has translation MAPARDKQGTVESETKRRRTVFRKFRSLCRDFQLKGLVIVSDCDGKVYCFKNDKNFPSKDLTARLPLITENYDDFVAIPDGGNAERRRKSATRLNAAASERVGKASDFWPPVF, from the exons ATGGCGCCCGCTCGAGACAAACAAGGCACAGTTGAATCCGAAACGAAGCGAAGAAGAACAGTATTTCGAAAATTTCGCTCGCTCTGCCGGGATTTTCAGCTCAAAGGATTGGTCATCGTCTCTGATTGTGACGGAAAGGTTTATTGCTTCAAAAATGATAAAAATTTTCCGAGTAAAGACCTT ACGGCTCGACTGCCACTGATTACCGAAAATTATGATGATTTCGTGGCAATACCAGACGGAGGCAATGCAGAAAGAAGACGAAAATCAGCAACAAGGTTGAATGCTGCCGCAAGTGAAAGGGTGGGAAAAGCGAGTGATTTCTGGCCTCCTGTGTTCTAA
- a CDS encoding uncharacterized protein (EggNog:ENOG410PWFT~COG:S): MSLKPGLPSSTKAAICEAYSHELRFCHGDIYRQLRYHEMNGEIEEAARWKCRFSKSIRDDIDNFQRKHGRMAREFDRLLPFVGLWPGIELGAFHRWLHSKCDEAYVHYLQRMFDSWSSIFGDQEELFPLLDHNTVFHLETLAPRHATRDAGKIRELMQGGRIFSMVRHDEDRRVILEQLLATDGRILSFKTFLQDTLYLEPCAKALRRLLPSKPPGSLREAFFGSYTGVNQVPGEIRVQTRESGMVVYHGTQATSRMLGYAQLVLAVMRDFPLMTHVAPRQASGKGKPIIEGCSEEYWYQLATLAFELGFDTTEIRNLRSGNPLENLARAFIRRSRPPELYEINQHLLDNLASHFAEQFPVIAQPRYRAGPPVFTTDSEAIEKTARWNRPLDTHYLKDREYMYLDVMYNYHPITASCLTSLAFQRDIFVSFFGALPLYPVGGGVEGQDPPPPSVPPSPQLQDYSPVRVDSNPGSSIYSDRETEPHLFQPLDGDMSPSSIARMLVENGSLALYDWKEHQIARFTDGDRERFYRTVSLLADKGYCFLRLNNEGRVAVYLLRDLWDTSQGEKAILAGPKEDLANFVGRAAEILNNFTKYVLRESS, from the exons ATGTCCCTGAAACCAGGCCTGCCTTCTTCAACCAAAGCTGCAATCTGTGAAGCATATTCCCATGAGCTACGTTTTTGCCACGGTGATATCTACCGCCAGCTTCGTTATCACGAAATGAACGGAGAGATAGAAGAGGCGGCACGATGGAAGTGCAGATTCTCCAAAAGCATCCGAGACGATATTGACAATTTCCAGCGGAAGCATGGCCGGATGGCCAGAGAGTTTGATAGGCTTTTGCCTTTCGTTGGTCTTTGGCCTGGTATTGAGCTTGGGGCATTCCACCGGTGGTTGCACTCAAAATGTGACGAG GCGTATGTTCACTATCTTCAACGTATGTTTGACAGTTGGTCGTCAATCTTCGGAGACCAAGAAGAGCTCTTCCCCCTGTTAGATCATAATACTGTCTTTCACCTTGAGACCCTCGCCCCAAGACATGCCACCCGGGATGCTGGAAAGATTCGAGAACTGATGCAGGGAGGACGGATTTTCTCGATGGTTCGCCATGATGAAGACCGCCGGGTCATTCTTGAACAGCTTCTTGCAACCGATGGGCGTATCTTGTCCTTTAAAACATTCCTGCAAGATACACTCTACCTCGAGCCCTGCGCGAAAGCATTACGACGTCTCCTTCCGTCCAAACCACCCGGCTCGTTGCGGGAGGCATTCTTCGGATCCTACACCGGAGTGAACCAGGTACCGGGGGAGATTCGTGTTCAAACGAGGGAGTCTGGGATGGTAGTATATCACGGAACACAGGCCACCAGCAGAATGCTTGGATATGCACAGCTGGTGCTCGCTGTTATGCGTGATTTTCCTCTCATGACTCATGTTGCCCCCCGTCAAGCTTCTGGGAAAGGAAAGCCCATCATTGAAGGGTGCAGCGAGGAATACTGGTATCAGCTGGCTACGCTAGCCTTTGAACTTGGTTTTGATACCACTGAGATTAGAAACCTGCGATCCGGCAATCCATTGGAGAACCTTGCCCGTGCGTTCATAAGACGCTCACGCCCACCGGAGTTATATGAAATCAATCAGCACCTGCTCGATAACCTAGCAAGCCACTTCGCCGAGCAATTCCCAGTGATCGCGCAACCGCGGTATCGCGCCGGGCCTCCTGTGTTCACAACAGACTCGGAAGCTATCGAAAAAACTGCCCGCTGGAACCGTCCATTGGATACACATTACCTGAAAGACAGGGAGTATATGTACCTTGATGTGATGTATAACTATCATCCCATCACGGCCTCATGCCTCACATCTTTGGCTTTCCAGAGGGATATCTTCGTGTCATTCTTTGGCGCTTTGCCGCTATATCCGGTGGGCGGCGGGGTCGAAGGACAAGATCCTCCACCGCCATCAGTGCCTCCGTCGCCCCAGCTGCAAGATTATAGCCCGGTAAGAGTCGATAGCAACCCAGGAAGCTCCATTTACAGCGACCGAGAAACAGAGCCCCATCTATTTCAACCGCTTGATGGTGACATGTCACCGTCGAGTATAGCAAGGATGCTAGTCGAGAATGGTTCTCTGGCCCTCTATGACTGGAAGGAACATCAGATTGCAAGGTTCACAGATGGTGATCGGGAAAGATTTTATCGTACCGTAAGCTTGCTTGCAGATAAAGGTTATTGTTTCCTCAGACTAAACAATGAGGGTAGAGTGGCTGTCTATCTCTTACGGGACCTCTGGGACACATCGCAGGGTGAGAAAGCCATTTTAGCTGGACCTAAGGAGGATCTTGCCAACTTTGTGGGAAGGGCGGCCGAGATTTTGAACAATTTCACTAAATATGTCTTGAGGGAGAGTAGTTGA
- a CDS encoding uncharacterized protein (EggNog:ENOG410PUCY~COG:I): protein MSSCKHQEWIHMVRGDHPVLEDTGRMCRLVEELPRASQQHLRLIHFLGRGAKDAAIQQLFPQRHREQKGSSKEIVLQLDDPTASENSPLMFAESNPFSAASCTTNRNFCHESKLHPCSWSATNHDLSDIIHARLLFLFCDVICIFADDFPSLGAAITRVESWAEIGSASTLPPAVRPMVMIITSETSGPTADILPGGACIDASFSSLDVVHFNINQRSSVHQLKEEILCRAALAHITRQQYHCLFSALHLTELFQDAITHTSNSTIDPFDFALAARKQLETQQDKVDHLSIFLKLAMDNRLPYDAISSVVASSILMDAYPEKMHCKMIPDNFPRTQFTLTCDIDFDPQVIFDSFYRPRCTKAFVQSSNSTDHTGFQCDDIQYRLKKFFFELKTGKRSAAQIHADNLGSLKENLKFFTSNQTCLVCLLRAPERVLRCGHSTCDVCVRTFGHPVVGREDRFDIRTCTLCGGLGPNLIDLKPKTAGVRIIAIAGGGCRGVVPLETLESLQALLGDCLLNEMFDLAVGTSSGGLIILGIFVLKWSIKHCSTAFEDLLKQCFRRSNGSLWHHARSIMRWLLFDAMYDEKVLEDCLRQVFGEVWRLFGHIHDTVSSTRVAVSTMKNGNIPALMANYNGSSFYTRGQGYTLVRAKHTDDEPFLWEAGRATSAAPVYFKPLLTAGGTFTDGGLWVPNPSDVALQEATEIWPDNVGADMILVLGTGMPHKKNQQYGPQGNSITQLWRSFMGYLDGAKAPRKTESNIFWVDPPVPELPRLDDWRSLSFLRRSVHLRPHSKQELVEITTKLLASSLFFVLDVRPQFEEGQYRCYGSIRCRTDCRAFTKALSKLNLLDIEFVTAREVLTKCGLDSDICKACHRYRKSVSFCVRHPSETISLSLRTAKNTYHNLSGFPQNMKWFVQQQGLDAHFGTHGAPSTLKCSACDQCPYKICLKRKSNKLPKTMRKRTRIS from the exons ATGTCTTCTTGCAAGCACCAAGAATGGATTCATATGGTTCGAGGCGACCACCCTGTTTTAGAGGATACGGGCCGCATGTGTCGCCTGGTGGAGGAACTGCCTCGGGCATCACAGCAGCACCTACGGCTGATACATTTCCTGGGTAGAGGTGCAAAAGATGCCGCTATTCAACAGCTATTCCCCCAGCGACACCGGGAACAAAAAGGCTCCTCAAAGGAAATTGTGCTGCAGTTGGATGACCCTACTGCTAGCGAGAATAGTCCTCTTATGTTTGCGGAGAGTAACCCTTTCTCTGCCGCGAGCTGCACAACTAATCGGAACTTCTGCCATGAGAGCAAATTACATCCTTGCTCATGGTCTGCAACCAATCACGATTTATCTGACATTATACATGCAaggctgctttttcttttctgtgaTGTGATCTGCATATTTGCCGATGATTTCCCCAGCCTAGGTGCGGCAATCACCCGGGTGGAATCTTGGGCTGAGATTGGCAGTGCATCGACCCTGCCACCTGCCGTCCGTCCGATGGTTATGATTATTACCTCTGAGACAAGTGGGCCAACAGCGGACATCCTCCCAGGCGGCGCATGTATCGATGCATCCTTCTCCTCCCTGGATGTGGTTCATTTCAACATCAACCAACGATCCTCAGTTCATCAGCTGAAAGAGGAGATTCTTTGCCGGGCTGCATTGGCACATATCACACGCCAGCAATACCACTGTTTGTTTTCAGCGCTGCACCTGACTGAATTATTTCAAGATGCAATAACGCATACTTCTAACAGTACCATTGATCCATTTGATTTTGCGTTAGCAGCTCGGAAACAGCTCGAAACTCAACAGGACAAAGTGGACCATCTTTCCATTTTTTTGAAGCTCGCGATGGATAACAGACTACCTTATGATGCcatatcttctgttgttGCCTCGAGTATACTCATGGATGCATATCCAGAGAAGATGCATTGTAAGATGATTCCGGATAACTTCCCAAGAACTCAGTTCACTCTAACCTGTGATATAGACTTTGATCCCCAAGTTATTTTCGATTCATTTTATCGGCCGAGATGCACGAAAGCATTCGTTCAGTCATCTAATAGCACAGATCACACAGGCTTCCAGTGTGACGATATTCAATACCGCCTGAAAAAGTTCTTTTTCGAACTAAAGACCGGGAAGCGATCTGCCGCACAAATTCACGCTGATAACCTAGGCTCCCTCAAGGAAAACCTGAAGTTCTTCACATCAAACCAGACCTGCTTGGTCTGTCTCCTTCGAGCACCGGAGCGTGTACTCCGATGTGGACACTCAACCTGTGATGTTTGCGTTCGGACCTTCGGCCATCCGGTTGTTGGTCGCGAAGACCGTTTTGATATTAGAACTTGCACGCTCTGTGGTGGCTTGGGTCCGAATCTGATCGACCTTAAACCAAAGACGGCCGGAGTAAGAATAATTGCGATTGCCGGGGGAGGCTGCCGAGGCGTTGTACCATTAGAGACATTGGAGTCACTACAGGCCCTTCTTGGTGACTGTCTTTTGAACGAGATGTTTGACTTGGCGGTTGGGACTAGCTCCG GAGGGCTGATTATTCTGGGGATATTTGTGTTAAAATGGAGTATTAAGCACTGCTCCACAGCATTTGAAGATCTCCTCAAGCAATGTTTTCGCCGGTCCAATGGTTCTCTCTGGCACCACGCAAGGTCTATCATGCGATGGCTTTTATTCGATGCCATGTACGATGAGAAAGTCTTAGAGGATTGCTTGCGACAAGTATTCGGCGAAGTTTGGCGGCTGTTTGGACACATACATGATACTGTTTCAAGCACTAGGGTTGCTGTATCGACAATGAAGAACGGAAACATCCCGGCATTAATGGCGAACTACAACGGCTCCTCCTTCTACACAAGAGGCCAAG GCTACACATTGGTCCGAGCAAAACACACTGATGATGAGCCATTTCTATGGGAAGC GGGACGCGCGACATCTGCAGCTCCAGT TTATTTCAAGCCACTACTTACTGCCGGAGGAACCTTcactgatggaggactctgGGTTCCAAACCCATCTGATGTAGCGCTCCAGGAAGCAACAGAAATATGGCCAGACAATGTTGGCGCCGACATGATTCTTGTCCTCGGAACAGGTATGCCACACAAGAAGAACCAACAATATGGCCCGCAAGGGAACTCCATTACACAGCTCTGGAGATCCTTCATGGGTTATCTAGATGGAGCCAAAGCTCCAAGGAAGACTGAGTCAAACATCTTTTGGGTCGACCCTCCTGTTCCTGAACTGCCTAGGCTGGATGACTGGCGTAGCTTATCCTTTCTTCGCCGCTCTGTTCATCTTCGGCCTCATTCCAAGCAAGAGCTTGTTGAGATAACAACCAAGTTACTGGCCTCTAGCCTCTTTTTTGTGCTTGATGTGCGCCCGCAGTTCGAGGAAGGACAGTATCGCTGCTATGGCTCCATCAGGTGTCGAACAGACTGTCGTGCATTTACCAAGGCTCTTAGCAAGCTAAATCTCTTGGATATCGAGTTTGTCACAGCCCGTGAGGTGTTGACTAAGTGTGGTTTGGACAGTGATATCTGCAAGGCCTGCCACCGTTATCGTAAAAGCGTCAGTTTTTGTGTTCGACATCCAAGTGAAACAATCAGCTTATCGCTACGAACGGCCAAAAATACGTACCATAATCTGAGTGGGTTTCCTCAGAACATGAAGTGGTTTGTCCAGCAACAAGGTCTTGATGCTCACTTTGGCACTCACGGCGCTCCTAGTACTCTCAAGTGCAGCGCATGTGACCAGTGCCCCTATAAAATTTGTCTCAAGCGGAAATCAAATAAGTTGCCAAAAACAATGAGAAAGCGCACGCGGATTAGTTGA
- a CDS encoding uncharacterized protein (EggNog:ENOG410PZZK~TransMembrane:1 (i170-190o)), with protein MYDQVQVKSAVNVLQEAPDNILLELRCEVLTVIASLRKKLTIPSDECCGILDKLLAKVGTIEKLKKQGVVESIGPIRPSPQDIRFWHVSTVQRSVKDSTSLLHALFAYRSLAFEFEQYLKNNGLQSRVEELANNLKLSENRTNGHMNNFLRQNGMEDRTYRNAISLGIKILVLETIFGSSGISLLVAFVFGKFSNLNYKLLENIISFLRDENSAYSALGVLAKSLSEFVDDGQKHYDDTSEAGLAHEASEVNDSASPPNPTGWTSTAGPRGDHNHQSQPFPPVPLNTQEGVNDAADSSTPASTNVPHDSPLPLEVLAFAAVETDLCQRDRANKRPSEEARCDDGGRNLRRRLSEPQEDENNSQEPMGLCNSTVQGDNLSHDEDIYLLKLQLGIQSLISKPSTTIVQGPSPDYTTMARTSQTNVIHNIHDPVLFAGPGSDESQPDEQLEHYAPEEFVDSFNENGVAMPTPTMYLFNWEEESLYTPFMFDWNPLETDQCPPNPAPAASDSTSEV; from the exons ATGTATGACCAAGTCCAGGTCAAGTCGGCTGTCAATGTTCTTCAAGAAGCGCCCGACAATATTCTTTTGGAGTTGCGATGCGAAGTCTTGACTGTGATTGCAAGCCTGAGGAAAAAACTCACCATTCCTTCGGATGAGTGCTGTGGTATTCTCGACAAACTACTAGCAAAAGTTGGGACGATTGAAAAGCTCAAGAAACAAGGTGTTGTCGAAAGCATCGGTCCAATACGCCCTTCGCCTCAGGACATCCGCTTTTGGCATGTTTCTACAGTGCAGCGTTCAGTGAAGGACTCAACCTCTCTCCTTCATGCACTTTTTGCTTATCGTTCCTTAGCATTCGAATTTGAACAATATCTGAAGAACAATGGTCTCCAGTCCCGAGTAGAAGAGCTGGCTAACAACTTGAAACTCTCTGAAAACAGAACAAATGGTCACATGAATAATTTTTTAAGGCAAAATGGAATGGAGGATAGGACCTATCGAAACGCGATCAGTCTCGGCATCAAGATACTTGTTCTTGAAACAATATTCGGAAGTTCCGGTATCTCTCTACTGGTAGCTTTTGTGTTCGGAAAATTCTCGAACTTGAATTACAAACTATTGGAGAATATCATCTCTTTTTTGAGGGATGAAAACAGTGCCTATTCGGCTCTCGGGGTCCTTGCTAAGTCACTTTCGGAGTTTGTGGATGACGGGCAAAAGCATTATGATG ACACCTCCGAAGCTGGACTGGCGCATGAAGCATCTGAGGTCAATGATTCCGCCAGTCCGCCAAATCCTACAGGTTGGACCTCAACAGCAGGCCCCCGCGGAGATCATAACCACCAAAGCCAGCCTTTTCCACCTGTGCCATTGAACACGCAAGAAGGAGTAAATGATGCTGCCGATTCAAGTACGCCTGCAAGTACAAATGTGCCTCACGACAGCCCACTCCCACTTGAAGTACTGGCTTTTGCCGCTGTTGAAACAGACTTGTGCCAGCGGGATAGAGCCAACAAGAGGCCTTCTGAGGAGGCTCGTTGTGATGATGGTGGTCGAAACTTAAGACGAAGGTTGTCGGAACCACAAGAAG ATGAGAATAACTCCCAGGAGCCAATGGGATTATGTAATTCAACAGTTCAAGGTGATAACCTCAGTCATGATGAAGATATTTACTTGCTGAAACTCCAGCTAGGTATTCAATCGCTTATTTCAAAGCCATCGACTACAATTGTTCAGGGGCCGTCGCCAGATTATACAACCATGGCTCGAACGTCACAGACCAATGTGATTCACAACATCCATGACCCAGTTCTATTTGCAGGTCCAGGATCTGATGAATCTCAACCTGATGAACAACTTGAGCACTATGCACCGGAAGAATTTGTTGACTCTTTCAACG AGAATGGAGTTGCCATGCCTACACCCACAATGTATCTCTTCAACTGGGAGGAGGAGTCCCTATATACTCCATTTATGTTTGATTGGAACCCTCTTGAGACGGACCAATGCCCCCCGAATCCGGCTCCAGCAGCATCAGACAGTACCAGTGAGGTGTAA